In Numida meleagris isolate 19003 breed g44 Domestic line chromosome 18, NumMel1.0, whole genome shotgun sequence, one DNA window encodes the following:
- the DYNLL2 gene encoding dynein light chain 2, cytoplasmic: protein MSDRKAVIKNADMSEDMQQDAVDCATQAMEKYNIEKDIAAYIKKEFDKKYNPTWHCIVGRNFGSYVTHETKHFIYFYLGQVAILLFKSG from the exons ATGTCTGACAGAAAGGCTGTCATCAAGAATGCAGACATGTCCGAGGACATGCAGCAGGATGCTGTTGACTGTGCCACACAGGCAATGGAGAAGTACAACATAGAAAAGGACATTGCAGCATATATAAAGAAG gaATTTGACAAGAAATACAACCCAACTTGGCACTGCATTGTTGGCAGAAACTTTGGCAGCTACGTAACACATGAGACAAAGCACTTCATCTATTTTTACTTGGGTCAGGTTGCAATTCTTCTCTTCAAGTCTGGATAG